A window of Tautonia marina contains these coding sequences:
- a CDS encoding sulfatase family protein: MRRLAFAIVSTWMIAALPGAPAAAGVPEQHRLPSILVFLADDVSRKDFGCYGHPTIRTPNIDALAAGGLTFANAFLTTSSCSPTRISVLTGKYPHATGAEDLHMPLPEHQPFLPTLLKRAGYHTGHMLKTHYGPAGDAQFDWYGRQVDHFPAFLDEAGDQPFFLWVGFRDAHRPYQPGAIDNPHTPADAVVPPYLADTPETRADLALYYDEIARMDGDIGTMLAELDRRGRTNDTLVVFFSDNGMPFPRAKGTLYDSGIGTPLIVSWPGRIAPGTVHDGLASVIDLAPTFLELAGLPVPADMQGRSLTPVLDDPSRPGLDAVFSERNWHNCDQHMRSIRTDRYKLIRNAYTDLPYGNPSDVSSCPSWDALQALKSRGTLTPAQAQQFQVPRPEIELFDLQSDPDELENLAGRPEYAHLVAELSGRLDDWIASTGDFPSTYRRRLDNTNRVTGEKFTTEIAPMTDPLPPGFGRR, encoded by the coding sequence ATGCGTCGCCTGGCATTCGCAATCGTGTCGACGTGGATGATCGCCGCCCTGCCAGGCGCTCCGGCCGCTGCCGGAGTGCCCGAGCAGCACCGTCTCCCCAGCATCCTCGTCTTCCTGGCCGACGACGTCTCCAGGAAGGACTTCGGTTGCTACGGCCATCCCACCATCCGCACACCCAACATCGATGCCCTCGCCGCTGGCGGCCTGACCTTCGCCAACGCCTTTCTCACCACCTCCTCGTGCAGCCCGACCCGCATCAGCGTCCTCACCGGGAAATATCCCCACGCGACCGGCGCGGAAGACCTGCACATGCCGCTTCCTGAGCATCAACCGTTCCTGCCCACCCTGCTCAAACGCGCCGGCTATCACACCGGACACATGCTCAAAACCCATTACGGCCCCGCCGGCGATGCCCAGTTCGACTGGTACGGTCGCCAGGTTGACCACTTCCCCGCGTTTCTCGACGAGGCCGGGGACCAGCCCTTCTTCCTCTGGGTCGGTTTCCGAGACGCCCACCGCCCCTACCAACCCGGAGCGATTGACAATCCCCACACCCCGGCCGACGCCGTCGTCCCCCCTTACCTCGCCGACACCCCCGAAACCCGCGCCGATCTCGCCCTTTATTACGACGAGATCGCCCGCATGGACGGCGACATCGGCACCATGCTCGCCGAACTCGATCGCCGAGGCCGCACCAACGACACCCTCGTCGTCTTCTTCTCCGACAACGGCATGCCCTTCCCCCGCGCCAAGGGAACCCTTTATGATTCCGGCATCGGCACCCCGTTGATCGTCTCCTGGCCCGGTCGCATTGCCCCCGGCACCGTCCACGACGGCCTCGCCAGCGTGATCGACCTCGCCCCCACCTTCCTTGAACTCGCCGGCCTTCCCGTTCCCGCCGACATGCAAGGGCGAAGCCTGACCCCCGTGCTCGACGACCCCAGCCGCCCCGGCCTCGACGCCGTCTTCAGCGAACGGAACTGGCACAACTGCGATCAGCACATGCGCAGCATTCGCACCGATCGCTACAAGCTCATCCGCAACGCCTACACCGACCTCCCCTACGGCAACCCCTCCGACGTCAGCAGTTGCCCCTCCTGGGACGCGCTCCAGGCCCTCAAGAGCCGCGGCACCCTTACGCCCGCCCAGGCGCAGCAATTCCAGGTTCCCCGACCCGAAATCGAGCTATTCGACCTCCAGTCCGATCCCGACGAGCTGGAGAACCTTGCGGGCCGCCCCGAGTACGCCCATCTCGTCGCCGAGCTAAGCGGTCGGCTCGACGACTGGATCGCCAGTACGGGCGACTTCCCCTCGACCTACCGCCGCCGCCTCGACAACACCAACCGCGTCACCGGCGAGAAGTTCACCACCGAAATTGCCCCAATGACCGACCCCCTCCCCCCCGGCTTCGGCCGCCGTTGA
- a CDS encoding DUF4349 domain-containing protein: protein MRSIPGLLTLLILVHSGCGAADPRAMSRTAASVESEFPMEDSVMSYAAEPSSDRAAPAAMMGMMGVVGEANPLQAQDAPPPGEAAFNRKIIYDAQIDLEVEDLDPAADRLVALVQQHRGYIAEQDLTGSPGSKRSAKWKLRVPVDHFEAFVQELLSLGELKRNLRTSQDVTEQFYDIEARIRNKRVEEETILKILEERSGKLEDVLKVQVELSRVRGEIEQMEGRLRVLQNLSSLATVTVNLREREGYTPAAPVVPDFRTRVARAWSGSVTDLRTSAENFVVFVSERALPTLIVLLALIAVFPLVRRLWRRLLRALPRLWEQLRRPIGSSPEVPPSPPEPSR, encoded by the coding sequence ATGCGCTCAATTCCCGGTCTGCTGACGTTGCTCATCCTGGTTCACTCGGGTTGCGGAGCCGCCGATCCTCGGGCCATGTCGCGGACGGCGGCGAGTGTCGAATCCGAGTTCCCGATGGAAGACTCGGTCATGAGCTACGCGGCCGAGCCGTCGTCGGATCGCGCTGCCCCTGCCGCGATGATGGGAATGATGGGGGTGGTGGGCGAGGCCAATCCGCTGCAAGCGCAAGACGCCCCGCCTCCGGGTGAGGCGGCCTTCAATCGCAAGATCATCTACGATGCGCAGATCGACCTCGAAGTTGAGGATCTCGACCCGGCGGCCGATCGGCTGGTGGCCTTGGTGCAGCAGCATCGGGGGTACATTGCCGAGCAGGATTTGACCGGCTCTCCCGGTTCGAAGCGATCGGCCAAGTGGAAGCTGCGCGTGCCGGTCGATCACTTCGAGGCGTTCGTGCAGGAGTTGCTCAGCCTCGGGGAACTGAAGCGCAACCTGCGGACCTCGCAGGACGTGACCGAGCAGTTTTACGACATCGAGGCCCGCATTCGGAACAAGCGGGTCGAGGAAGAAACCATTCTCAAGATTCTCGAAGAACGGAGTGGGAAGCTCGAAGATGTGTTGAAGGTTCAGGTTGAGCTGAGTCGCGTTCGGGGGGAAATCGAGCAGATGGAGGGTCGGCTCCGCGTTCTGCAAAACCTGTCGAGCCTGGCCACCGTGACGGTGAACCTCCGCGAGCGGGAAGGCTACACGCCGGCGGCTCCCGTGGTTCCGGACTTTCGGACGAGAGTCGCACGGGCCTGGAGCGGTTCGGTTACCGACCTTCGGACCTCGGCCGAGAACTTCGTCGTCTTCGTGTCAGAGCGGGCGCTCCCGACCCTGATCGTCTTGCTTGCGTTGATCGCGGTCTTCCCGCTCGTTCGGAGGCTCTGGAGACGGCTGCTCCGGGCATTGCCCCGGCTCTGGGAGCAGCTTCGAAGGCCGATCGGGTCGTCGCCGGAGGTGCCCCCTTCACCTCCCGAACCCTCGCGGTAG
- a CDS encoding formylglycine-generating enzyme family protein: protein MTLLIVAAAVGGLFVWNRGLAEERAAEERVAAFFEAERARTEKPKASSPRSQTKPEAQRSAHRINETSPPGPPPDEGMVWVPGGTYWMGTDDGQFPDAQPVHLVTVDGFWMDKTEVTNAQFQAFVDATGYVTVAERPIDPADYPGVAPENLAPGSIVFSPPDHPVRLDNHLQWWAWKPGADWKHPDGPESSIDDRMNHPVIHLAFEDVLAYAEWAGKRLPTEAEWEFAARGGLDRATYTWGDERHPDGQPMVNNWQGQFPIEDTADDGFAGIAPVAQFPPNGFGLYDMAGNVWEWCADWYRHDYYQTSPESNPTGPSESFDPMEPGIPKRVQRGGSFMCSDLYCVRYRVGTRGQGAIDTGNPHVGFRCVVDATQ from the coding sequence ATGACCCTGCTCATTGTGGCGGCGGCCGTGGGAGGACTGTTCGTCTGGAATCGAGGATTGGCCGAGGAACGAGCCGCGGAAGAACGGGTCGCCGCGTTCTTCGAGGCCGAGCGAGCCAGAACCGAGAAGCCGAAGGCATCCTCCCCCCGCTCGCAAACCAAGCCCGAAGCCCAGCGCTCGGCCCACCGCATCAACGAGACCTCGCCCCCGGGGCCTCCTCCCGACGAAGGAATGGTCTGGGTTCCCGGCGGCACCTACTGGATGGGGACCGACGACGGCCAGTTCCCCGATGCCCAGCCGGTCCACCTCGTCACGGTCGACGGCTTCTGGATGGACAAAACCGAGGTGACGAATGCCCAGTTCCAGGCATTTGTCGATGCCACCGGCTACGTCACCGTGGCCGAGCGTCCGATCGACCCGGCCGATTATCCTGGTGTCGCCCCTGAGAACCTCGCCCCCGGCTCCATCGTCTTCAGCCCACCCGATCACCCCGTCCGGCTCGACAACCACCTGCAATGGTGGGCCTGGAAGCCCGGAGCCGACTGGAAGCACCCGGACGGCCCCGAGTCGAGCATCGACGATCGCATGAATCACCCTGTCATTCATCTCGCATTTGAAGACGTGCTTGCCTATGCCGAGTGGGCCGGCAAGCGCCTGCCGACCGAGGCCGAATGGGAATTCGCCGCCCGAGGAGGGCTCGACCGCGCCACCTACACCTGGGGCGACGAACGCCATCCCGACGGCCAGCCGATGGTCAACAACTGGCAAGGGCAGTTCCCGATCGAGGACACCGCCGACGACGGCTTCGCCGGCATCGCCCCCGTCGCCCAGTTCCCGCCCAACGGCTTCGGGCTGTATGACATGGCCGGCAATGTCTGGGAATGGTGCGCCGACTGGTATCGGCACGATTACTATCAAACCAGTCCCGAGTCCAACCCGACCGGCCCCAGCGAGTCGTTCGACCCGATGGAGCCCGGCATCCCCAAGCGCGTGCAACGAGGAGGATCGTTCATGTGCAGCGATCTCTACTGCGTGCGCTACCGTGTCGGCACCCGAGGCCAGGGGGCCATCGACACCGGCAACCCCCACGTCGGTTTCCGCTGTGTCGTCGATGCGACCCAATAA
- a CDS encoding sulfatase, with protein MSSSLPLMLAALLATSAIEPDDSKPERPNVLFLAIDDLNDWVGCLQGHPQIQTPNIDRLARRGTLFTNAHTQSPLCNPSRTSILTGLRPSTTGIYGLAPWFRTVEEFADVVSLPQHFRNHGYTALSTGKIYHGGYPPAPDRPREFDTYGTPSAVGARPAQKLISPTPVGNHPLMDWGTFPHRDEDKGDYQVASWAVEQLESGIDDPFFLAVGFFLPHVPCYATQQWFDLYPDESLIMPRVFRGDRLDTPEFSWYLHWSLPEPRLSWMEANGHWRSLVQSYLASISFVDSQVGRVLDALDASGHGDDTVIVLWSDHGYHLGEKEISGKNTLWEPSTRVPLIVAGPGVPEDQRCDRPVELLDLFPTLIDLCDLSPRPGLPLEGHSLVPLINDPAADRAWPAITTHNQGNHGIRTDRWRFIRYADGSEELYDLEVDPEEWTNLALDPTYEPILAEHRRWLPTVDRPPAPGSQHRVLTFDGTTAIWEGAPILPSEKMP; from the coding sequence ATGAGTTCGTCGCTTCCCCTGATGCTCGCCGCCTTGCTGGCCACTTCGGCCATCGAGCCTGACGACTCGAAACCGGAACGGCCCAACGTGCTGTTCCTCGCCATCGACGACCTGAACGACTGGGTGGGATGCCTGCAAGGCCACCCGCAGATCCAGACCCCCAACATCGACCGCCTCGCCCGTCGCGGCACGCTGTTCACCAATGCTCACACCCAGTCGCCCCTCTGCAACCCCTCGCGCACCAGCATCCTGACCGGCCTGCGCCCCTCGACCACCGGCATCTACGGGCTCGCCCCCTGGTTCCGCACCGTCGAGGAGTTCGCCGATGTCGTTTCCCTGCCTCAACATTTCCGAAACCACGGATACACCGCCCTCTCGACCGGAAAGATCTACCACGGCGGCTATCCCCCCGCGCCCGATCGCCCCCGAGAGTTCGACACCTACGGCACTCCCTCCGCAGTCGGGGCCCGGCCTGCCCAGAAGCTCATCAGCCCCACTCCCGTCGGCAACCACCCCTTGATGGACTGGGGCACCTTCCCCCACCGCGACGAGGACAAGGGGGATTATCAGGTCGCCTCCTGGGCCGTCGAGCAGCTTGAATCCGGCATCGACGATCCCTTTTTCCTCGCCGTTGGCTTCTTCCTGCCTCACGTTCCTTGCTACGCAACCCAGCAATGGTTCGACCTGTATCCCGATGAATCGCTGATCATGCCTCGGGTCTTCCGCGGTGATCGGCTCGATACTCCCGAATTCTCCTGGTACCTTCACTGGTCCTTGCCCGAGCCTCGCCTCTCGTGGATGGAGGCCAACGGCCATTGGCGATCCCTGGTCCAGTCCTATCTTGCCTCCATCAGCTTCGTCGATTCCCAGGTCGGCCGCGTCCTCGACGCCCTGGATGCCTCCGGCCACGGCGACGACACGGTGATCGTCCTTTGGTCCGATCACGGCTACCACCTCGGCGAGAAGGAAATCAGCGGCAAGAACACTCTCTGGGAACCCTCGACCCGCGTTCCCTTGATCGTTGCCGGCCCCGGAGTTCCCGAAGACCAGCGCTGCGATCGACCGGTCGAACTGCTCGACCTTTTCCCGACCCTCATCGACCTCTGCGACCTTTCCCCTCGGCCCGGTCTGCCACTCGAAGGCCACAGCCTCGTACCGTTGATCAACGACCCCGCCGCCGATCGCGCCTGGCCCGCCATCACCACCCACAACCAGGGAAACCACGGCATCCGCACCGATCGCTGGCGGTTTATTCGTTACGCCGACGGCTCCGAGGAACTCTACGACCTTGAGGTCGATCCCGAGGAGTGGACCAACCTCGCCCTCGACCCGACCTACGAACCGATCCTCGCCGAGCATCGCCGCTGGCTCCCCACCGTCGATCGCCCCCCCGCGCCCGGCAGCCAGCATCGCGTGCTCACCTTCGACGGCACGACCGCCATCTGGGAAGGCGCGCCGATTCTCCCCTCCGAGAAGATGCCCTGA
- a CDS encoding sulfatase family protein has translation MLIRLIAALALVFPPLAASAATEDRPPNVVVIFTDDQGYADVGVFGAEGFETPQLDRMAAEGRTFTNFYAAQAVCSASRAALLTGCYPNRIGIIGALGPGAKTGLNSNEVTMAEMLKPLGYATAIFGKWHLGDDPQFLPTRHGFDEYFGLPYSNDMWPNHPTAGDRYPPLPLIEGEEVIALNPDQRNLTTWYTERAVSFIERNQDQPFFLYVPHSMPHVPLFVSDKFEGKSEQGLYGDVIMEIDWSVGQILDTLRRLDLSENTLVVFTSDNGPWLSYGNHAGSAGPLREGKGTTFDGGQREPTIAWWPGRVPAGTSTDEPAMTIDLLPTIAAQTGASLPDHPIDGLDISPLLLGEPDAQSPHDALYFYWGRELQAVRSGPWKLHLPHEFRSLEGQGGSHGQPAPYIMRSIGLALFNLDDDLGESTDVKADHPEVVERLQALVDRARADLGDSSTQQQGSGVRPPGRL, from the coding sequence ATGCTCATCCGTTTGATTGCAGCGCTTGCACTCGTGTTCCCTCCGCTTGCCGCCTCGGCCGCCACCGAGGACCGCCCTCCAAACGTCGTCGTCATCTTCACCGACGACCAGGGGTACGCCGACGTCGGCGTCTTCGGCGCCGAGGGGTTCGAAACCCCTCAACTCGACCGCATGGCCGCCGAGGGTCGCACCTTCACCAACTTCTACGCCGCTCAGGCCGTCTGCTCCGCCTCCCGAGCCGCCCTGCTCACCGGCTGCTACCCGAACCGCATCGGCATCATCGGCGCGCTCGGCCCCGGAGCCAAAACCGGCCTGAACTCCAATGAAGTCACGATGGCCGAAATGCTCAAGCCCCTCGGCTACGCCACCGCCATCTTCGGCAAGTGGCACCTCGGCGACGATCCCCAATTCCTGCCCACCCGCCACGGCTTCGATGAATATTTCGGCCTGCCCTACTCGAACGACATGTGGCCGAACCATCCGACGGCCGGCGACCGCTATCCTCCTCTCCCCTTGATCGAAGGCGAGGAGGTGATCGCCCTCAACCCCGACCAGCGCAACCTCACCACCTGGTACACCGAGCGTGCCGTCTCGTTCATCGAACGGAATCAGGACCAACCCTTCTTCCTCTATGTCCCCCACAGCATGCCGCACGTCCCCCTGTTTGTCTCCGACAAGTTCGAAGGCAAGTCGGAGCAGGGGCTCTACGGCGACGTGATCATGGAAATCGACTGGTCCGTCGGTCAGATTCTTGACACCCTCCGCCGCCTCGACCTGAGCGAGAACACCCTCGTCGTCTTCACCTCCGATAACGGCCCTTGGCTCTCGTACGGCAATCATGCCGGTTCCGCCGGACCCTTGCGCGAGGGCAAGGGGACCACCTTCGACGGCGGTCAGCGCGAGCCGACGATCGCCTGGTGGCCCGGCCGCGTTCCCGCCGGAACCTCGACCGACGAGCCCGCCATGACCATCGACCTCTTGCCCACCATCGCCGCCCAGACCGGCGCCTCGCTCCCCGACCACCCGATCGACGGCCTCGACATCTCTCCACTCTTGCTCGGCGAGCCCGACGCCCAATCCCCGCACGACGCCCTCTATTTCTACTGGGGACGCGAGCTCCAGGCCGTCCGCTCCGGCCCCTGGAAACTCCACCTGCCGCACGAATTCCGCAGCCTTGAAGGGCAGGGGGGCTCCCACGGCCAGCCCGCCCCGTACATCATGAGATCGATCGGCCTGGCCCTGTTCAACCTCGATGACGACCTCGGCGAATCGACCGACGTGAAGGCCGATCACCCCGAGGTCGTCGAGCGTCTCCAGGCCCTCGTCGATCGTGCCCGGGCCGATCTGGGCGACTCGTCCACCCAGCAGCAAGGCTCCGGAGTTCGCCCTCCGGGGCGGTTGTGA
- a CDS encoding sulfatase family protein, whose translation MTVRSVPLRCVLLVFLCLTGIAQARQAEPDLELPRIDGSKPRNVVFILADDHRFDAMSFLGHPFVETPNMDRIAANGVHLKNAFVTTSLCSPSRASILTGQYAHNHKVVDNNNPVAEGTIFFAQYLQAAGYDTAFIGKWHMGGGSDDPRPGFDRWVSFRGQGTYLPSRNGLNVDGERVPQNGYITDELTDYALDWLDDRTDDTPFCLYLSHKGVHAEFIPAERHAGRYDDAPFDAPETMDPSPERTKHRPMWVKNQRNSWHGVEFPYHSTLDVAEFYRDYCETLLGVDDSIGRVLDALDAKGVLDETLVIYMGDNGFGFGEHGLIDKRVAYEWSMRVPMIMQCPDLFPAGTTVEQVVANIDIAPTILEAAGLQPPEHMDGQSFLKLGAGEDIPWRDALLYEYYWERNFPHTPTIFALRTDQYKFIRPHGLWDLDELYDIQADPNETTNLIFSEDHQQVITQIKQQLFETLEQTGGMAIPIYADRGGSQNLRNADGSPAAEFPDELLRELPPGTDRR comes from the coding sequence ATGACGGTTCGAAGCGTGCCCCTGCGTTGCGTATTGCTCGTATTCCTATGCCTGACCGGCATCGCCCAGGCTCGGCAGGCGGAGCCGGATCTGGAACTGCCTCGCATCGACGGTTCGAAACCGCGCAACGTGGTGTTCATTCTTGCGGATGACCACCGGTTCGACGCGATGAGTTTTCTCGGTCACCCGTTCGTCGAAACGCCGAACATGGACCGCATCGCCGCCAACGGCGTCCACCTGAAAAACGCCTTCGTCACGACCTCGCTTTGCTCACCGAGCCGCGCCTCCATTCTGACCGGTCAGTACGCCCACAATCACAAGGTTGTCGATAACAACAACCCCGTTGCCGAGGGCACGATCTTCTTCGCCCAGTACCTTCAAGCCGCCGGCTACGACACCGCCTTCATCGGCAAGTGGCACATGGGGGGCGGCTCCGATGACCCCCGCCCCGGCTTCGATCGCTGGGTCAGCTTCCGGGGGCAGGGGACCTATCTCCCCAGCCGCAACGGCCTGAACGTCGACGGCGAGCGCGTGCCCCAGAACGGCTACATCACCGACGAGTTGACCGATTACGCCCTCGACTGGCTCGACGACCGAACGGACGACACCCCCTTTTGCCTCTACCTTTCGCATAAAGGGGTCCACGCCGAGTTCATTCCCGCCGAGCGCCACGCCGGCCGCTACGACGACGCCCCCTTCGACGCCCCCGAAACCATGGACCCTTCCCCCGAGCGGACGAAGCACCGCCCGATGTGGGTCAAGAACCAGCGCAATAGCTGGCACGGTGTCGAGTTCCCCTACCACAGCACGCTCGACGTGGCCGAGTTCTACCGCGACTATTGCGAAACCCTGCTCGGGGTCGATGACAGCATCGGCCGGGTCCTTGACGCGCTGGACGCAAAGGGAGTCCTTGACGAAACGCTCGTCATCTACATGGGCGATAACGGCTTCGGCTTCGGCGAACACGGCCTGATCGACAAACGCGTTGCCTACGAATGGTCCATGCGCGTACCGATGATCATGCAATGCCCCGACCTCTTCCCGGCCGGAACCACGGTCGAACAGGTCGTTGCCAACATCGACATTGCCCCCACCATCCTCGAAGCCGCCGGCCTGCAACCCCCCGAGCACATGGACGGCCAAAGCTTCCTGAAGCTCGGCGCCGGCGAAGATATCCCCTGGCGCGACGCCCTGCTTTACGAATACTATTGGGAACGCAACTTCCCCCACACGCCAACGATCTTCGCCCTCCGAACCGATCAGTACAAATTCATCAGACCTCACGGCCTCTGGGATCTCGACGAGCTGTACGACATCCAGGCCGACCCGAACGAAACCACCAACCTGATCTTCAGTGAGGATCATCAACAGGTCATTACCCAAATCAAGCAGCAACTCTTCGAAACCCTCGAACAGACCGGCGGCATGGCCATTCCCATTTATGCCGACCGTGGCGGATCGCAGAACCTCCGGAACGCCGACGGCTCCCCCGCCGCCGAATTCCCCGACGAACTGCTTCGAGAGCTTCCACCCGGCACCGATCGCCGCTGA
- a CDS encoding HdeD family acid-resistance protein gives MSDPIVPGSSPLRTIIRNELSEIRANWVGFLVLGVVLIVLGSLLIGVPWIGTLAAVWMLSILLILSGITQFVAAFWVRRWSGFFLALLAGVLYAVVGILIVDHPTETAEFLTLIIAAFLIIGGVFRIAVALSLKFEGWGWTLAGGVLSTLLGLLIWRQWPEASLWVIGLFVGLEVLFTGWTWVMLALLLRRLPKAS, from the coding sequence ATGTCCGATCCCATCGTTCCCGGTTCCTCTCCCCTGCGCACGATCATTCGCAACGAGCTGAGCGAGATCCGGGCCAACTGGGTCGGCTTCCTCGTCCTCGGTGTGGTGCTGATCGTGCTCGGCTCGCTCCTGATCGGCGTCCCGTGGATCGGCACGCTGGCGGCGGTCTGGATGCTCAGCATCCTGTTGATCCTGAGCGGCATCACCCAGTTCGTCGCGGCCTTCTGGGTCCGCCGCTGGAGCGGCTTTTTCCTGGCCCTGCTCGCCGGAGTCCTCTACGCGGTGGTCGGCATCCTCATTGTGGACCACCCGACCGAGACGGCCGAGTTCCTGACGCTGATCATCGCCGCCTTCCTGATCATCGGCGGGGTCTTTCGAATCGCCGTGGCCCTGAGCTTGAAATTCGAAGGCTGGGGCTGGACCCTTGCCGGCGGCGTTCTCTCCACACTTCTCGGCCTGCTCATCTGGAGGCAATGGCCCGAGGCGAGCCTCTGGGTCATCGGTCTGTTCGTGGGGCTGGAAGTCCTGTTCACCGGCTGGACCTGGGTCATGCTCGCCCTGCTCCTGCGGCGTTTGCCGAAGGCCTCCTGA